In one Conger conger chromosome 5, fConCon1.1, whole genome shotgun sequence genomic region, the following are encoded:
- the LOC133129499 gene encoding vesicle-trafficking protein SEC22b-B-like isoform X3 — protein sequence MNNAIPKCQKVIHLRILTELFIAVIKIENCHPKMVLLTMIARIADGLPLAASMQEDEQSGRDLQQYQSQAKQLFRKLNEQSPNRCTLEAGSMAFHYALEYGVCYLVLCEIGFPKKLAFAYLEDLQAEFHEQYGKKVPSVSRPYSFIEFDTYMQKTKKSYIDSRARRNLGSINTELQDVQRIMVANIEEVLQRGEALSALDSKASNLSSISKKYRSDAKYLNTRSAYAKVAAGAVFFLTLIVYVRFWWL from the exons ATGAATAATGCCATac ccaaatgtcagaaagtcATCCACCTAAGAATTCTCACGGAACTTTTTATTGCGGTAATAAAG ATAGAAAACTGTCACCCCAAAATGGTTTTGCTGACGATGATTGCCAGAATAGCGGACGGACTGCCGCTTGCAGCCTCAATGCAAGAAGATGAACAG TCAGGGAGAGACCTTCAGCAGTACCAGAGTCAAGCAAAGCAGCTGTTCCGTAAACTCAATGAGCAGAGCCCCAACCGCTGCACACTGGAGGCTGGATCCATGGCCTTTCA CTATGCGTTAGAGTACGGTGTTTGCTACCTGGTGCTGTGTGAGATTGGGTTCCCAAAGAAGCTGGCCTTCGCCTACCTGGAGGACCTGCAGGCCGAGTTCCACGAACAGTACGGGAAGAAGGTTCCTTCAGTGTCCCGGCCGTACTCCTTCATTGAGTTCG ACACCTACATGCAGAAGACAAAGAAGTCGTACATCGACAGCAGGGCACGGAGGAACCTGGGCAGCATCAACACAGAACTGCAGGATGTGCAGAGGATCATGGTGGCCAATATTGAGGAAGTGCTCCAGCGAGGCGAAGCCTTGTCTG CTCTGGACTCCAAGGCCAGCAACCTGTCCAGCATCTCCAAGAAATACCGCAGTGACGCCAAGTACCTCAACACTCGCTCCGCCTACGCCAAAGTGGCTGCGGGGGCCGTGTTCTTCCTCACGCTCATCGTCTACGTGCGCTTCTGGTGGCTTTGA
- the LOC133129499 gene encoding vesicle-trafficking protein SEC22b-B-like isoform X2 produces MPYIRFLRAAKCQKVIHLRILTELFIAVIKIENCHPKMVLLTMIARIADGLPLAASMQEDEQSGRDLQQYQSQAKQLFRKLNEQSPNRCTLEAGSMAFHYALEYGVCYLVLCEIGFPKKLAFAYLEDLQAEFHEQYGKKVPSVSRPYSFIEFDTYMQKTKKSYIDSRARRNLGSINTELQDVQRIMVANIEEVLQRGEALSALDSKASNLSSISKKYRSDAKYLNTRSAYAKVAAGAVFFLTLIVYVRFWWL; encoded by the exons ATGCCATac ATACGTTTTCTTCGCGcagccaaatgtcagaaagtcATCCACCTAAGAATTCTCACGGAACTTTTTATTGCGGTAATAAAG ATAGAAAACTGTCACCCCAAAATGGTTTTGCTGACGATGATTGCCAGAATAGCGGACGGACTGCCGCTTGCAGCCTCAATGCAAGAAGATGAACAG TCAGGGAGAGACCTTCAGCAGTACCAGAGTCAAGCAAAGCAGCTGTTCCGTAAACTCAATGAGCAGAGCCCCAACCGCTGCACACTGGAGGCTGGATCCATGGCCTTTCA CTATGCGTTAGAGTACGGTGTTTGCTACCTGGTGCTGTGTGAGATTGGGTTCCCAAAGAAGCTGGCCTTCGCCTACCTGGAGGACCTGCAGGCCGAGTTCCACGAACAGTACGGGAAGAAGGTTCCTTCAGTGTCCCGGCCGTACTCCTTCATTGAGTTCG ACACCTACATGCAGAAGACAAAGAAGTCGTACATCGACAGCAGGGCACGGAGGAACCTGGGCAGCATCAACACAGAACTGCAGGATGTGCAGAGGATCATGGTGGCCAATATTGAGGAAGTGCTCCAGCGAGGCGAAGCCTTGTCTG CTCTGGACTCCAAGGCCAGCAACCTGTCCAGCATCTCCAAGAAATACCGCAGTGACGCCAAGTACCTCAACACTCGCTCCGCCTACGCCAAAGTGGCTGCGGGGGCCGTGTTCTTCCTCACGCTCATCGTCTACGTGCGCTTCTGGTGGCTTTGA
- the LOC133129499 gene encoding vesicle-trafficking protein SEC22b-B-like isoform X1 produces MTNVISQQQHPHPAKCQKVIHLRILTELFIAVIKIENCHPKMVLLTMIARIADGLPLAASMQEDEQSGRDLQQYQSQAKQLFRKLNEQSPNRCTLEAGSMAFHYALEYGVCYLVLCEIGFPKKLAFAYLEDLQAEFHEQYGKKVPSVSRPYSFIEFDTYMQKTKKSYIDSRARRNLGSINTELQDVQRIMVANIEEVLQRGEALSALDSKASNLSSISKKYRSDAKYLNTRSAYAKVAAGAVFFLTLIVYVRFWWL; encoded by the exons ccaaatgtcagaaagtcATCCACCTAAGAATTCTCACGGAACTTTTTATTGCGGTAATAAAG ATAGAAAACTGTCACCCCAAAATGGTTTTGCTGACGATGATTGCCAGAATAGCGGACGGACTGCCGCTTGCAGCCTCAATGCAAGAAGATGAACAG TCAGGGAGAGACCTTCAGCAGTACCAGAGTCAAGCAAAGCAGCTGTTCCGTAAACTCAATGAGCAGAGCCCCAACCGCTGCACACTGGAGGCTGGATCCATGGCCTTTCA CTATGCGTTAGAGTACGGTGTTTGCTACCTGGTGCTGTGTGAGATTGGGTTCCCAAAGAAGCTGGCCTTCGCCTACCTGGAGGACCTGCAGGCCGAGTTCCACGAACAGTACGGGAAGAAGGTTCCTTCAGTGTCCCGGCCGTACTCCTTCATTGAGTTCG ACACCTACATGCAGAAGACAAAGAAGTCGTACATCGACAGCAGGGCACGGAGGAACCTGGGCAGCATCAACACAGAACTGCAGGATGTGCAGAGGATCATGGTGGCCAATATTGAGGAAGTGCTCCAGCGAGGCGAAGCCTTGTCTG CTCTGGACTCCAAGGCCAGCAACCTGTCCAGCATCTCCAAGAAATACCGCAGTGACGCCAAGTACCTCAACACTCGCTCCGCCTACGCCAAAGTGGCTGCGGGGGCCGTGTTCTTCCTCACGCTCATCGTCTACGTGCGCTTCTGGTGGCTTTGA